Proteins from one Amycolatopsis benzoatilytica AK 16/65 genomic window:
- a CDS encoding type I polyketide synthase, producing MLGDPIEAQALLATYGQEREIPLWLGGIKSNIGHTQAAAGVAGVIKMVLAMRHGVLPETLHVSEPSSKVDWSAGAVSLLTERTAWPETGRVRRAGVSSFGLSGTNAHVILEQAPVVEVAAVVEVAGVVPWPVSGRSGAAVAELVRGLESLAVSGVSAVGVGRGLVEGRGLFEHRAVLLAGADVGARLVEGVAGERRVGVVFPGQGAQVLGMGRELYGRFPVFAAAFDAVAEQLDCPVREVMWGEDSELLNRTEWAQLGLFAVEVALFRLVESFGVRPDFVAGHSVGEVAAAHVAGVLSLEDACVLVSARARLMGGLPVGGVMVSVRASEAEVLPLLTEGVSIAAVNGPESVVVSGTEAAVRAVEERLAEVGRRTRRLAVSHAFHSSLMDPMLAEFGRAIAGLSFGRARVPVVSTVTGGFAGLDSAEYWVAQVREPVRFADAVTAMVEGGVDTVLELGPGGVLGGLVLDVVDPGEVMVVSALREGPDEDTALFAALARLHVSGVDVDWTPAYPEGVGAVVDLPTYPFQHERYWPTLAPAPADAAGLGLLAAGHPLLGAATAVAGSERVLLTGRLSVAALPWLAEQVVDGTVSLPSAGFAELALRAADQAGCDRVEDLAVTAPLRFGEQDAVALQVWVGEPDETGNREITIHSGGAEAGWTRHASGTLAAGRTASAAFGDETWPPAGAVEADDFDVSPVLRAVWRRDDEVFAEVALPDDIEDAAEFCLHPLLLDAALQAASFTGPDDAAHGLGAVSWTGLALHADAASVLRLRLAAIGKDTFELSAVDAEGAPVLSAKSVRLLPTDTARPTPSREPDGSLFVLDWVPAEAEPAPPEPDKTWAVLGADEFGLAASAKAAGCVVVASCAEFAELPGETAPDFVLVPVIGVGGDVPASAHATTSQVLKVLQDWASDDRFADTRLLFVTRNAVGATGADLAAAPAWGLVRAAQLENPGSFLIADLDCEDVPATVLRQLPGLLAAGETQAVVRNGAVRVGRLRPAPAEAGGRAWDPDGTVLITGGTGGLGKLLARHLVAERGVRHLLLASRQGRSAPGAEEVLADLTALGAEATIAACDLGDRDAVANLLRSVRPEHPLTAVVHTAGVLDDGVLGSLTPERLAAVARPKADGAWHLHELTKDLDLAAFVLYSSVAGVMGSPGQGNYGAANAFLDALAQFRAGRGLPGMSLAWGPWARDSGMTSTLSDTSLRRIASTGLPSLSPEQGLALFDRSTASGQALLVPLAAGAGGQRAAGEVPAVLRSLVKSRRRTAVNEAAVSKADFAAQLAELREGDRQRRLVDLVRTAAAAVLAHESAEAVGATREFRELGLDSLTAVELRNQLTLATGLRLPATLAFDYPTPSVLAEHLGTQLLADGPAVAKPSLLAELDRLEAALAASEPDEVARGGVALRLRRLANEWSGTAGGQTSPEVAERIQAASADEVFDFIDKELGRLKDR from the coding sequence GTGCTGGGTGATCCGATCGAGGCGCAGGCGTTGCTGGCGACGTACGGCCAGGAGCGCGAGATTCCGTTGTGGCTGGGCGGGATCAAGTCGAACATCGGGCACACGCAGGCCGCGGCCGGGGTGGCCGGGGTGATCAAGATGGTGCTGGCGATGCGGCACGGGGTGTTGCCGGAGACGTTGCATGTGTCCGAGCCTTCGTCGAAGGTCGACTGGTCCGCTGGTGCGGTGTCGTTGCTGACGGAGCGGACGGCGTGGCCGGAGACGGGCCGGGTGCGTCGGGCTGGGGTGTCGTCGTTCGGGTTGAGCGGGACGAATGCGCATGTGATTTTGGAGCAGGCGCCGGTGGTTGAGGTTGCTGCGGTGGTCGAGGTCGCGGGTGTGGTGCCGTGGCCGGTGTCGGGCCGGTCTGGTGCGGCTGTTGCGGAGTTGGTGCGGGGGCTGGAGTCTCTTGCCGTGTCTGGGGTTTCGGCGGTCGGGGTGGGTCGTGGTCTGGTCGAGGGGCGGGGTTTGTTCGAGCATCGCGCGGTGCTGCTGGCTGGGGCGGACGTGGGTGCGCGGTTGGTGGAGGGGGTGGCGGGGGAGCGCCGGGTCGGGGTGGTGTTTCCGGGTCAGGGTGCGCAGGTGTTGGGGATGGGCCGGGAGCTGTATGGCCGGTTTCCGGTGTTCGCGGCGGCGTTCGACGCGGTCGCGGAACAGCTGGACTGTCCGGTGCGGGAAGTCATGTGGGGCGAGGACTCGGAGCTGCTGAACCGGACTGAGTGGGCGCAGTTGGGGTTGTTCGCGGTCGAGGTGGCGTTGTTCCGGTTGGTGGAGTCGTTCGGCGTGCGGCCGGACTTCGTGGCGGGTCATTCGGTCGGTGAGGTCGCGGCTGCGCATGTGGCGGGGGTGTTGTCGCTGGAGGACGCGTGTGTGCTGGTGTCGGCGCGGGCGCGGTTGATGGGCGGGTTGCCTGTTGGTGGCGTGATGGTGTCGGTGCGGGCCAGTGAGGCGGAAGTACTGCCGTTGCTGACCGAGGGGGTCTCGATTGCGGCGGTGAACGGCCCGGAGTCGGTGGTCGTGTCGGGGACCGAAGCCGCGGTCCGCGCCGTCGAGGAGCGGCTGGCGGAGGTGGGGCGGCGGACGCGGCGGCTGGCGGTTTCGCATGCGTTCCATTCGTCGTTGATGGATCCGATGCTGGCGGAGTTCGGGCGGGCGATCGCGGGCTTGTCGTTTGGTCGGGCGCGGGTTCCGGTGGTGTCGACGGTGACCGGCGGGTTCGCGGGGCTGGATTCGGCCGAGTACTGGGTGGCGCAGGTGCGGGAGCCGGTCCGGTTCGCCGATGCTGTGACGGCGATGGTCGAGGGCGGGGTGGACACGGTTCTGGAGCTGGGTCCGGGTGGGGTGCTCGGGGGGTTGGTTCTCGATGTGGTGGATCCGGGTGAGGTGATGGTCGTGTCCGCGTTGCGGGAAGGGCCGGACGAGGACACCGCGTTGTTCGCTGCCTTGGCCCGGTTGCACGTGAGCGGCGTGGATGTGGACTGGACTCCGGCCTATCCGGAGGGTGTCGGTGCGGTGGTGGACCTGCCGACGTATCCGTTCCAGCACGAGCGTTACTGGCCGACCCTCGCCCCGGCCCCGGCCGACGCCGCCGGGCTGGGCCTGCTCGCGGCAGGGCACCCCTTGCTCGGCGCGGCGACAGCGGTGGCCGGTTCGGAGCGCGTGCTGCTGACCGGACGGCTTTCGGTCGCCGCGCTGCCTTGGCTGGCTGAGCAGGTCGTGGACGGCACAGTTTCCCTTCCCTCGGCCGGATTCGCCGAGCTGGCGCTGCGCGCGGCGGACCAGGCGGGCTGCGATCGGGTCGAGGACCTGGCCGTCACGGCTCCGCTGCGGTTCGGCGAGCAGGACGCGGTCGCCCTTCAGGTGTGGGTCGGCGAGCCGGACGAAACCGGAAACCGGGAGATCACGATCCACTCGGGTGGTGCGGAAGCCGGCTGGACTCGGCACGCGAGCGGGACCCTTGCCGCCGGGCGCACGGCCAGCGCAGCGTTCGGCGACGAGACCTGGCCGCCCGCCGGAGCGGTCGAAGCGGACGATTTCGACGTCAGCCCGGTGCTTCGCGCAGTGTGGCGGCGTGACGACGAGGTTTTCGCCGAAGTGGCTCTCCCGGACGACATCGAGGACGCAGCCGAGTTCTGCCTGCATCCGCTGCTGTTGGACGCGGCCCTGCAAGCAGCGAGCTTCACTGGACCCGACGATGCCGCCCACGGGCTCGGCGCGGTGTCCTGGACCGGGTTGGCCCTGCACGCGGACGCCGCGTCGGTCCTGCGACTCCGGTTGGCCGCCATCGGAAAAGACACCTTCGAGCTGTCCGCTGTGGACGCCGAAGGCGCTCCGGTGCTATCGGCCAAGTCGGTGCGCCTGCTGCCGACGGACACCGCGCGACCCACCCCGTCGCGCGAGCCGGACGGCTCGCTGTTCGTGCTGGACTGGGTTCCCGCCGAGGCCGAGCCGGCACCGCCGGAACCGGACAAGACGTGGGCCGTGCTGGGCGCCGACGAGTTCGGTCTGGCCGCTTCGGCCAAGGCCGCCGGTTGCGTGGTCGTGGCCTCCTGCGCCGAGTTCGCGGAGCTGCCCGGGGAGACCGCGCCGGACTTCGTGCTCGTCCCGGTCATCGGTGTCGGCGGCGACGTGCCCGCGTCGGCGCACGCGACGACGTCGCAGGTGCTGAAAGTGCTCCAGGACTGGGCTTCCGACGATCGGTTCGCTGACACGCGCTTGCTGTTCGTGACGCGAAACGCGGTCGGAGCGACCGGGGCTGACCTCGCGGCGGCACCGGCGTGGGGACTCGTCCGCGCCGCGCAACTGGAGAACCCCGGCTCGTTCCTGATCGCCGACCTGGACTGCGAAGACGTTCCCGCGACGGTGCTCCGGCAGCTTCCCGGTCTGCTCGCGGCCGGCGAAACCCAAGCCGTCGTGCGAAACGGCGCGGTCAGGGTGGGCCGGTTGCGCCCCGCACCCGCCGAAGCCGGCGGCCGTGCCTGGGATCCCGACGGCACGGTGCTCATCACCGGCGGCACCGGGGGCTTGGGCAAGCTGCTCGCGCGGCACCTCGTCGCCGAACGCGGCGTCCGGCACCTGCTGCTGGCCAGCCGTCAGGGCCGGTCGGCGCCCGGCGCGGAGGAAGTTCTCGCGGATCTGACCGCGCTCGGTGCCGAAGCGACCATCGCGGCTTGCGACCTCGGCGATCGCGACGCGGTCGCGAACCTGCTCCGCAGTGTCCGTCCCGAGCATCCGTTGACCGCGGTCGTGCACACCGCGGGAGTGCTCGACGACGGAGTCCTGGGCTCGCTGACTCCGGAACGCCTCGCCGCGGTGGCTCGCCCGAAGGCCGACGGCGCCTGGCATCTCCACGAACTCACCAAGGACCTCGATCTCGCGGCGTTCGTGCTGTACTCCTCGGTCGCCGGGGTGATGGGCAGCCCCGGCCAGGGCAACTACGGGGCGGCGAACGCCTTCCTCGACGCGTTGGCGCAGTTCCGGGCGGGCCGCGGGCTGCCGGGCATGTCGCTGGCCTGGGGTCCGTGGGCCCGCGACAGCGGTATGACGAGCACGCTGAGCGACACGTCCCTGCGCCGGATCGCCAGCACCGGACTCCCGTCGCTGTCCCCGGAACAGGGCCTGGCGCTGTTCGACCGGTCCACCGCGTCCGGCCAGGCGCTGCTGGTGCCGCTTGCCGCTGGGGCCGGCGGGCAGCGAGCGGCGGGCGAGGTTCCGGCGGTGCTGCGGAGCCTGGTGAAGAGCCGACGGCGTACGGCGGTCAACGAGGCAGCAGTGTCGAAGGCCGATTTCGCCGCGCAGCTCGCGGAACTGCGCGAGGGCGACCGGCAGCGCCGCCTGGTCGACCTCGTGCGGACCGCCGCGGCCGCCGTGCTCGCCCACGAGTCGGCCGAAGCGGTCGGTGCCACGCGCGAGTTCCGCGAACTCGGGCTCGACTCGCTGACCGCGGTCGAACTCCGCAACCAGCTGACGCTGGCGACCGGCCTGCGCCTGCCTGCGACGCTGGCCTTCGACTACCCGACCCCATCGGTGCTGGCGGAGCACCTCGGCACACAGCTGCTCGCCGACGGTCCCGCCGTCGCGAAACCGTCCCTGCTCGCCGAACTCGACCGGCTGGAGGCCGCGCTCGCCGCGAGCGAACCCGACGAGGTCGCCCGGGGCGGGGTCGCCCTGCGGCTGCGGCGGCTCGCGAACGAATGGTCCGGGACCGCGGGCGGGCAGACCTCGCCCGAGGTCGCCGAGCGGATCCAGGCGGCGAGCGCGGACGAGGTCTTCGACTTCATCGACAAGGAACTCGGACGGCTGAAAGATCGCTGA